A region of Cataglyphis hispanica isolate Lineage 1 chromosome 8, ULB_Chis1_1.0, whole genome shotgun sequence DNA encodes the following proteins:
- the LOC126851450 gene encoding uncharacterized protein LOC126851450 isoform X6, with protein sequence MRILKTLHWSRRRSGSGVTDIHSQQQQQLQENNNSSSRDAKKPQEGLGPDEMWAPGALGHHRELPVDVPDTLLQKAYPNKVKNRSSDYRNGLQHRPRSASDLDLSLNLKNETLKTRTTPANGRIRLVSNDDVDAAPRTINGLQPMLKIELKIEDEEEKKVKVAKKDSASMDKYRDSPIVIDSPVLKSDLKVLGEYENVDEDANGQKESGIDVEDDYPFAKEDYPTMLKTCSDDSASPRSSSGRSDSTAPLDTSLRCEQRHSKNKDKHKDVRHTLYDVRRIDLGSPCRSVIPDIKIAPLFGRTRDTTSFDNPAYGLTDLQDLQGLLRSDEASDMTRLIDDQCSSVPRIPKEQDKASPVRVEDQQMESSRTTTEHSANKSGAKNTKRRGNVDERAKLKAKSRSLDIEELIRTGSTDDLLGIELSHLSSLSSSSTRPKKKHRHQQISSGYSTLRSEASGDLERNGIDRSFFVVSNTYREVAVDCPPDFVPVTKRHPVYPPPNKTTTPGNSKHNTLEPKRDRESKGGTCTPATTTMTTPITTTITTTALVASPCLPPNDNSRYTTLPSGDGSARETIVAHNAMVDRKHDARKVRSRVKSLIVDGLHSIMHNEHCKSLRCAFLSTHHSNAPTQLCSNEPVLQSFNMNSGEFSVTVSLSSSASNKLFYENPCFDVSHDENVHCVAFPRRKFLKNAEHSSSSSFLGDEFSKDCQNSFHAEGENDEMISSSFSTTIGDHTRSVNLSLSEDKGIANSSECLLADFENEIPEITPSDWPEKITTREQNPSLPDVSFLKFADTPTQLSFIQERNQNSRNSLHELSSAKRPVVRHLNFNDVSDDFQRSQKEEELHNRSDSPNTQNRKNLSLSFEYKSCSKLPNVPTDNDAKFRVCRRSMSDISNLTAVRIRFLLSLRDPVRNPKISRRITVGQNGRDQPMTTLHDSDGCTKRSSRLSNDRILKSYTRESAHVDSLEQAGLNGVKPAIPPREQKRAPARPPKDNLRLSTQNNNVETSDNANTTEPTQQQLHSIRKYQEQLRKRKDEEERQEMLSRSLRGSKKLQALESHATSLAGQENLAYAQDEVTTVSRITHATPNAIQEVKEPPKTLTYGEVVATLERLQLQLQNISGALGISGPGVETELKAVRALLVQNQFASALATRHALKNRLRAGKTLKHHADDASSLARDCVDILEKWQLSATSTGVGSAETIAAVEELTNILTSYDMEALLLAHDSIVSYVDGLQRKRSPSSSPPSGPPSPTSSWKDSRMVDNIKIIRIEKTNEPLGATVRNDGDAVIIGRVVRGGAADKSGLLHEGDEVLEVNGVEMRGKTVNEVCDILAGMQGSLTFLVLPKQTSHRNNLRREDTTQIHIRAHFDYDPEEDLYIPCRELGVSFQKGDILHVISQEDPNWWQAYREGEEDQTLAGLIPSKAFQHQRESMKQTIAGDKSTVRGSKKSSTLLCARKNPKKKKRNKFGANFNDDGYPLYATTAIDDYDSEEVLTYEEVALYYPRANHKRPIVLIGPPNIGRHELRQRLMQDSERFAAAIPHTSRPKKDSEVDGQDYHFISRAQFESDILCRKFVEHGEYEKAYYGTSVEAIRTVVNSGKICVLNLHPQSLKILRNSDLKPYVVFIAPPSLEKLRQKRIKNNESFKEEELKDIIEKAREMEDKYGHLFDMLIVNNDTDRAYNQLLTEINSLEREPQWVPASWVLQ encoded by the exons ATGAGAATCCTCAAAACGCTACACTG GTCCCGAAGGCGTAGCGGTAGTGGCGTGACGGACATACACTCtcagcaacagcaacagctGCAAGAGAACAACAACAGCAGCTCGCGCGACGCGAAGAAGCCGCAGGAGGGACTGGGGCCCGATGAGATGTGGGCCCCTGGCGCCCTGGGCCATCATCGGGAGCTACCTGTTGATGTGCCCGACACCCTTTTACAGAAGGCCTATCCCAACAAGGTAAAGAACCGCTCTTCCGATTATAGGAACGGGCTACAGCATCGTCCCCGTAGCGCTAGCGACCTCGACCTATCCCTAAACCTTAAAAACGAGACCCTTAAGACGCGCACCACACCCGCGAACGGACGCATTAGACTCGTATCGAACGACGACGTCGACGCCGCCCCACGGACAATCAACGGTCTTCAGCCCATGTTGAAGATTGAGCTAAAGATCGAGGACGAGGAGGAGAAGAAAGTAAAAGTCGCCAAGAAGGATTCGGCAAGTATGGACAAATATCGCGACAGTCCAATCGTGATCGATTCGCCAGTTTTGAAGAGTGACCTGAAAGTTCTCGGGGAGTACGAGAACGTCGACGAGGACGCGAACGGACAGAAGGAGTCCGGTATCGACGTCGAAGACGACTATCCGTTCGCCAAGGAAGATTATCCCACCATGCTGAAGACGTGCAGCGACGATTCCGCGAGTCCGAGGAGCTCGTCAGGTAGATCGGATAGCACTGCGCCTTTGGATACTAGCTTGAGGTGTGAGCAAAGGCATAGCAAGAATAAGGATAAACATAAGGACGTGCGACATACGTTGTATGATGTACGAAGGATAGATCTTGGCTCCCCGTGCAGATCGGTGATACCCGACATTAAGATAGCTCCGCTTTTTGGTCGCACTCGGGATACAACATCCTTTGATAATCCGGCTTATGGACTAACAGATCTGCAAGACCTTCAGGGTCTACTGCGATCCGACGAGGCCTCGGATATGACCAGATTGATAGACGATCAGTGTTCGTCTGTCCCGAGGATTCCGAAGGAACAGGACAAGGCATCGCCTGTGCGCGTGGAAGACCAACAAATGGAATCTTCCCGAACAACGACGGAGCACTCGGCGAACAAGTCTGGCGCGAAAAACACGAAGCGTCGCGGGAATGTCGACGAGCGTGCCAAGCTGAAGGCAAAATCACGTAGCCTCGACATCGAGGAACTGATCCGAACCGGTTCGACCGATGATCTGCTCGGCATCGAGCTGAGCCATCTCTCCTCCTTGTCCTCCTCGTCGACCCGGCCCAAGAAGAAACATAGGCATCAACAAATCTCCAGCGGCTACTCCACGCTTAGAAGCGAAGCGTCGGGCGATCTCGAGCGTAATGGCATAGATCGCAGTTTTTTTGTGGTCTCGAACACTTATCGCGAGGTAGCCGTTGACTGTCCGCCAGATTTCGTGCCGGTCACCAAGCGCCATCCGGTATACCCGCCGCCTAATAAGACCACCACGCCCGGCAACAGCAAGCACAACACTCTCGAGCCaaaacgcgatcgcgagagCAAGGGGGGCACGTGCACCCCTGCGacaacgacgatgacgacacCAATCACGACGACCATCACGACAACCGCGCTTGTAGCCTCCCCCTGTCTACCCCCGAACGACAATAGCCGTTACACGACGCTGCCTAGCGGCGACGGTAGTGCTAGGGAGACCATAGTCGCGCACAACGCGATGGTAGACCGTAAGCACGACGCCAGGAAGGTAAGGTCCAGAGTCAAGAGCTTGATAGTCGATGGCTTGCACTCTATCATGCACAACGAGCACTGCAAATCGCTTCGCTGCGCTTTTCTTAGCACGCATCACTCTAACGCACCGACGCAGCTTTGCTCTAACGAACCTGTTTTGCAATCATTCAACATGAACTCGGGAGAGTTTTCGGttactgtctctctctcttcctcagCCTCGAACAAGCTCTTCTACGAAAATCCCTGCTTCGATGTGTCCCATGACGAGAACGTTCACTGCGTTGCTTTCCCGCGTaggaaatttctaaaaaacgCCGAACATTCGTCTTCCTCATCCTTTCTTGGAGACGAATTTTCTAAAGATTGTCAGAACTCCTTTCACGCCGAAGGCGAAAATGATGAGATgatctcttcctctttttcgaCAACGATCGGTGATCATACGCGCTCGGTTAATTTATCTTTGTCCGAGGACAAAGGTATCGCAAATTCATCGGAATGTCTTCTTGCggattttgaaaatgaaatccCAGAGATTACTCCTTCCGACTGGCCGGAAAAGATTACCACGCGTGAACAGAATCCTTCATTGCCCGATGTCTCGTTTCTCAAATTTGCCGACACTCCGACCCAATTGTCCTTTATCCAAGAGAGGAATCAGAATTCTCGGAATTCCTTGCACGAGCTATCCTCCGCGAAGCGTCCCGTCGTGCGTCATCTAAACTTCAATGACGTTTCCGACGATTTCCAACGTTCGCAAAAGGAGGAGGAACTGCACAATCGTAGCGATTCCCCGAATACGCAGAATCGGAAAAATTTGAGCTTGTCCTTCGAGTACAAATCGTGTTCCAAGTTGCCGAACGTTCCGACCGACAACGACGCGAAATTTCGCGTTTGTCGGAGGAGCATGTCGGATATCTCGAATTTAACGGCTGTTCGGATTCGCTTTTTGCTCTCTCTTCGCGATCCTGTCCGCAACCCGAAAATCTCGCGTCGCATCACAGTAGGACAGAACGGAAGGGACCAACCGATGACGACTTTGCACGATTCTGATGGATGTACAAAGCGGAGCTCGAGACTGTCAAACGATCGCATTTTGAAGAGTTATACGCGCGAATCGGCGCACGTCGACTCCCTCGAACAG GCCGGTCTCAACGGGGTCAAACCTGCCATCCCGCCTCGCGAACAGAAAAGGGCGCCGGCCAGACCACCGAAGGATAATCTACGTCTTTCTACGCAGAATAATAATGTCGAAACCAGCGATAACGCCAACACCACCGAGCCGACGCAGCAACAGCTTCACTCTATCAGGAAATATCAG GAACAGTTACGGAAACGAAAGGATGAGGAGGAAAGACAGGAGATGCTCAGCCGTTCTCTCCGTGGATCTAAAAAGCTCCAAGCCTTGGAGAGCCACGCGACGAGTCTTGCTGGTCAGGAAAATCTTGCCTACGCACAGGATGAGGTGACCACCGTCAGCCGGATCACTCATGCCACTCCTAATGCGATACAAGAAGTGAAGGAGCCTCCTAAAACCCTCA CGTATGGCGAAGTGGTTGCTACACTGGAAAGGCTGCAGCTCCagctacaaaatatttcaggtGCTCTTGGAATTTCGGGTCCAGGTGTCGAAACCGAACTGAAGGCAGTTCGCGCACTTTTGGTGCAAAATCAATTTGCGTCTGCTCTGGCGACGCGTCACGCTTTGAAAAATCGGCTGAGGGCGGGCAAGACTCTCAAACATCACGCCGATGATGCGTCGAGTTTGGCGCGagat TGCGTGGATATCTTGGAAAAATGGCAATTGTCAGCGACTTCAACAGGTGTCGGCAGCGCAGAAACAATAGCTGCTGTGGAAGAGTTAACGAACATTCTAACGAGTTACGACATGGAAGCTTTGCTTCTCGCGCACGACTCCATTGTCTCGTACGTGGACGGTTTGCAAAGGAAGCGGAGCCCGTCATCTTCACCGCCCAGCGGTCCGCCGAGTCCGACGTCCAGCTGGAAAGATTCTCGGATGGTCGACAACATTAAAATCATTCGAATCGAGAAAACTAATGAACCGCTGGGTGCTACCGTCAGAAACGACGGAGACGCGGTGATTATAG GACGTGTTGTGCGCGGTGGAGCGGCGGACAAGTCGGGACTCCTGCACGAGGGCGATGAGGTTCTCGAGGTAAACGGTGTGGAAATGCGCGGCAAGACTGTAAATGAGGTTTGCGATATTCTCGCTGGCATGCAGGGTAGTCTCACGTTCTTGGTACTTCCGAAACAGACGAGtcacagaaataatttaaggAGGGAAGACACGACACAG ATACACATACGAGCGCATTTTGATTACGATCCAGAGGAAGATCTTTATATACCTTGTCGAGAATTAGGCGTAAGCTTCCAAAAGGGCGATATACTTCACGTAATTTCCCAAGAGGATCCGAACTGGTGGCAAGCATATCGAGAGGGCGAAGAGGATCAGACTCTGGCCGGTCTGATACCTAGCAAAGCGTTCCAGCATCA ACGAGAATCCATGAAGCAGACAATAGCCGGTGACAAGTCAACGGTGCGAGGCTCGAAGAAATCTAGCACGCTATTGTGCGCGAGAAAAAATccaaagaagaagaaaaggaataaGTTTGGTGCGAACTTCAATGACGACGGATACCCTCTTTACGCGACAACTGCCATAGATG ATTACGACAGCGAGGAGGTATTGACATACGAAGAAGTCGCCTTATACTATCCTCGTGCAAATCACAAAAGGCCAATTGTACTTATCGGACCTCCTAATATTGGGCGACACGAACTCAGGCAAAGATTAATGCAAGACAGCGAACGTTTTGCCGCAGCGATACCTC ATACAAGTCGTCCGAAAAAGGATTCCGAGGTCGACGGTCAAGACTATCACTTTATTTCACGTGCTCAATTCGAATCTGATATTCTTTGTCGTAAGTTTGTCGAGCACGGCGAGTATGAGAAAGCGTATTACGGCA